In Daucus carota subsp. sativus chromosome 4, DH1 v3.0, whole genome shotgun sequence, one DNA window encodes the following:
- the LOC108217440 gene encoding delta(12)-fatty-acid desaturase FAD2 produces the protein MGKGGRMPESNGEPKGGEEKDNVLRRVPHEKPPFTLADIKKAIPAHCFERSLLRSSSYLIYDLTVCFLLSYAATNYINLLPEPLSYVVWAAYVYVQGCFMFAVWVVAHECGHHGFSDYHWLNDTVGFVLHSLLLVPYFSWKISHRRHHANTNSLDRDENHVPRFKQTIRPYYRYFNNPVGRVFIIAFTLTLGWPLYLIVNIAGRTYDRHASHFDPYSPIYSDRERVQILLSDIGFLAGCYLVYKVALVKGFTWVMLVYGAPLHVVNGFLVMITLLHHTHLSLPHYDSSEWDWLRGALATVDRDYGILNKVFHHIADTHVLHHLISSIPHYHAEEATEAIKPVLGDYYHYDPTPFYVAMWREAKECLYVEAEDGDKARGVYWFQNKLES, from the coding sequence ATGGGCAAAGGTGGTCGAATGCCAGAATCGAACGGTGAGCCAAAGGGAGGAGAAGAGAAAGACAATGTACTCCGACGAGTTCCCCATGAAAAGCCACCATTCACGCTTGCAGACATCAAGAAGGCCATTCCAGCCCATTGTTTCGAGCGCTCGCTTCTTAGATCATCATCCTACCTCATTTATGATTTAACTGTTTGTTTCCTCCTCTCCTATGCAGCCACAAACTACATTAACCTCCTCCCGGAACCTTTATCTTACGTTGTATGGGCGGCTTATGTTTATGTTCAAGGTTGTTTCATGTTTGCTGTATGGGTCGTTGCCCATGAATGCGGCCACCATGGCTTCAGCGACTATCACTGGCTCAACGACACTGTTGGATTTGTTCTTCATTCTCTCCTCCTCGTCCCTTACTTTTCTTGGAAAATTAGTCACCGTCGTCACCATGCCAACACTAATTCTCTTGATCGCGATGAGAACCATGTTCCTCGATTTAAACAGACTATCCGACCTTATTACCGTTACTTCAACAATCCAGTAGGCCGAGTTTTTATCATTGCATTCACCCTCACCTTAGGATGGCCTTTGTACTTGATCGTAAACATAGCCGGACGAACATACGATCGACATGCTTCCCATTTTGACCCATACAGTCCCATCTACTCCGATCGTGAGAGAGTTCAAATCTTGTTATCAGATATTGGTTTCCTTGCCGGATGCTATTTGGTGTACAAGGTTGCTTTAGTAAAAGGCTTCACATGGGTGATGCTTGTCTACGGAGCTCCTCTACATGTTGTCAATGGATTCTTGGTGATGATTACTCTTCTGCACCACACTCATCTTTCTCTACCTCATTATGATTCTTCCGAGTGGGACTGGCTGAGAGGAGCTCTGGCCACAGTCGACAGAGACTACGGAATTCTGAACAAAGTGTTCCACCACATAGCTGATACTCATGTGCTTCACCATTTGATCTCCAGCATCCCACATTATCATGCTGAGGAGGCAACTGAGGCGATCAAGCCCGTGTTGGGGGATTACTATCATTACGATCCCACTCCGTTTTACGTGGCAATGTGGAGAGAGGCTAAGGAATGTCTCTATGTCGAGGCAGAGGATGGTGATAAGGCCAGAGGAGTCTACTGGTTCCAAAATAAGCTTGAGAGTTAA
- the LOC108218481 gene encoding delta(12)-fatty-acid desaturase FAD2, producing MGGGGRMSDPPSGKKTAAEALKRAPHEKPPFTIGDLKKAIPAHCFEKSLVTSFRYLIQDLLMAYALYYVATNYIDQYLPSPLNYVAWAAYIAVQGCVLTGAWVVGHECDHDAFSNYNWINDLVGLVVHSSLLVPYFSWKISHRRHHANTQSLENDEVYVPRFKSNIRNYYKLLNNPPGRVLVWLTTLLIGFPLYLMFNVSGHKYERWTSHYDPHSPLYSDRERKEIIISDIAILAVIYGLYQLVLAKGFAWVFCVYGGPLLVVNGWFVLITILNHTHPSLPYYDSTEWDWLRGALCTVDRDYGILNKVFHNVCNAHVCHHIFSMIPHYHGLEATEAMKPILGEYYQYDGTPILKAMYREMKECIYVEKDEGETKGVYWYRSKF from the coding sequence ATGGGTGGTGGTGGACGAATGTCGGATCCCCCAAGCGGGAAGAAGACTGCAGCAGAAGCGCTGAAGCGCGCTCCACATGAGAAGCCTCCATTCACAATTGGAGACTTGAAGAAAGCAATCCCAGCTCATTGCTTCGAGAAGTCTCTGGTCACCTCTTTCCGCTACCTTATTCAGGATCTCCTCATGGCCTACGCTCTTTACTATGTGGCCACCAACTACATTGACCAGTATCTTCCCAGCCCTCTTAATTACGTGGCTTGGGCTGCTTACATTGCCGTTCAAGGCTGTGTCCTCACCGGCGCTTGGGTCGTTGGGCACGAGTGCGACCACGATGCTTTCAGTAATTACAACTGGATCAATGACCTTGTTGGCCTCGTTGTCCACTCTTCTCTTTTGGTTCCATACTTCTCCTGGAAAATTAGTCACCGTCGTCACCATGCAAACACTCAGTCCCTTGAAAATGACGAGGTTTATGTCCCCAGATTCAAGTCCAATATCCGTAACTATTACAAGTTGCTTAACAACCCACCTGGCCGAGTCCTTGTGTGGCTCACCACACTTCTCATTGGTTTTCCATTGTACTTGATGTTCAATGTGTCCGGACACAAATACGAGAGGTGGACTTCCCACTACGATCCTCACAGCCCACTCTACTCGGACCGTGAGCGCAAGGAAATCATTATCTCTGATATTGCTATTCTCGCTGTTATTTACGGACTATACCAACTCGTGTTGGCCAAGGGATTTGCATGGGTGTTCTGTGTCTATGGAGGCCCATTGCTCGTTGTTAATGGCTGGTTCGTGCTCATCACCATATTGAACCACACTCACCCATCACTGCCATACTATGACTCCACCGAGTGGGACTGGTTGAGAGGAGCTCTTTGCACCGTGGACAGAGATTACGGAATCCTGAACAAGGTGTTCCACAACGTATGCAATGCTCATGTCTGTCACCACATTTTCTCCATGATTCCCCATTATCACGGACTGGAAGCCACAGAAGCAATGAAGCCGATTTTGGGAGAGTACTATCAGTATGATGGAACTCCGATCCTTAAAGCAATGTACAGGGAAATGAAGGAATGCATTTACGTGGAGAAAGATGAAGGCGAGACTAAGGGAGTCTACTGGTACAGAAGCAAGTTCTGA